The DNA segment ACCGTCCCGGAGAGTGGTATCAAAAATGAAAACGCGCTCGACCGCCATCATTGACCTCTCAAACCGACAGATCCTGCACTTCGTCCTCCTCGATCTCCTTGCCCTCGGCAAGCAGACGACGGTACTCCCGATGGCTCCAGTAGATCGACCCGAGGTAGACGATCCCCAGGACGAACAGCGTGGTCGCCATGTGGATGGTCATCACCGCGATGAAGATGACCACCCCGACCAGGGTGAGAAAGGGGCGTTCCCGGTGCCAGGAGAAGTCTTTGAAGCTGCGGAAACGCAGGGTGGAAACCATGAGAATGGCCAGCAGAAAGGTCAGGCCGAGGGGCAGCCAGCTCCAGGCGGAGATGACCCCCTGGGAGGGCAGCGCCACTTGCAGCCCCAGATCCAGATAGAAAAGGATGGTGGCCACCAGGATGGCCGCCGCCGCCGGAATGGGCAGACCCTGAAAATAGCGTTTGGAGATGCGCTCGTCCTGAACGTAGTGCTGCTGAACGTTGAAGCGCGCCAGGCGCAACGCACCGCAGACCGCGAAAAGGAAGGCGGCGGCCCAGCCCACCCGGTTGAAGGGGGTCA comes from the Magnetococcales bacterium genome and includes:
- the pssA gene encoding CDP-diacylglycerol--serine O-phosphatidyltransferase, translating into MNEVPRPTPKRVYILPNLLTTGGMFCGFYGIMAALGGHYENAAQAILAAGIFDGLDGRVARATGGSSAFGKEYDSLADFLSFGIAPAVLVHQWALTPFNRVGWAAAFLFAVCGALRLARFNVQQHYVQDERISKRYFQGLPIPAAAAILVATILFYLDLGLQVALPSQGVISAWSWLPLGLTFLLAILMVSTLRFRSFKDFSWHRERPFLTLVGVVIFIAVMTIHMATTLFVLGIVYLGSIYWSHREYRRLLAEGKEIEEDEVQDLSV